The window CCACCCAATCCAGGGCATGCAAGTGATAGAAGTGAACAATATGGTCATGCAGATATTGTGCGCCCATGACCAGGTTGCGGATAATGCGGGCGTTTTCCGGGATATCTACTTTCACCGCATCGTCCACGCAACGAACCGAGGCCAGGGCATGAACATACGTACACACACCGCAGGTTCTCTGGGTAATATGCTGAGCATCTCTAGGGTCCCTGCCCTGTAAGATCATCTCCAGCCCACGAAAGAGTTGGGCCTTGCTCCAGACATTTTTAACCTTGCCGTTTTCTACTTCCACTTCTAAACGTAAATGTCCCTCAATGCGGGTTACCGGATCAATGACAATGGGACCAGTATAATTACTTTTAGGGGTAGTAGCCACCGCCATGGGGGCCTTTTTTGCGCGACAACCAGACATAAATCCTCCTCCTTAAAAATTAAATTTGGCCATGCAGATAATGTAATCTGTTTCTAAAGTTGAAAGATATAATCTTCCCAATATGTTATTGAGATTCATAAAACGGAGACATTTCATCCCAAAATCCGGGTTCACTGCAGCCAATACACGGATGTCCGGCATCCACAGGCCAATTGGTCTGGTTAAATTTTACCTTTGGACAATTATTATAGGTATATGGTCCTTTACAGCCCAATTCATACAAACACCATCCCTTTCTGGCCTCTTCAGAATCAAAAGACGGAGCAAATTCTCCAGCATCAAAATGTTTGAGCCGGGGACAATTGTCATGGACTGTCTCACCATAGAACATGACCGGACGGTTAAGATCATCCAGTTCAGGCATCCCTTTGGTCAAAAGATGGACAACAGTACCTACAAAATTGAATGGATTCGGTGGGCATCCAGCCACGTTAATGGCCTTGACACCATACTTTTGCAGGGCATCATTGAGCCCTTTTGATCCCGTAGGATTGGGTGCTGCGGCCTGCACTCCACCAAAATTGGCACAAGCTCCTATGGCAATGGTTGCTGTGGCTTTGGGAACAATTTCCTTGCATAATTCAAACATGGTCTTGCCTGCTACTTTTCCGTAAATCCCGTCATC is drawn from Desulfovulcanus ferrireducens and contains these coding sequences:
- a CDS encoding hydrogenase small subunit; protein product: MKYFIGLGKDGALDRLENRGVSRRDFVKFCTSVAIVMGLGPGFAPKVAEALTAKKRPSVVWLHNAECTGCSESLLRTVSPFIDELILDTISLDYHETIMAAAGEAAEEALHKAITSPNGYICVVEGAIPTKDDGIYGKVAGKTMFELCKEIVPKATATIAIGACANFGGVQAAAPNPTGSKGLNDALQKYGVKAINVAGCPPNPFNFVGTVVHLLTKGMPELDDLNRPVMFYGETVHDNCPRLKHFDAGEFAPSFDSEEARKGWCLYELGCKGPYTYNNCPKVKFNQTNWPVDAGHPCIGCSEPGFWDEMSPFYESQ